In the genome of Arachis stenosperma cultivar V10309 chromosome 2, arast.V10309.gnm1.PFL2, whole genome shotgun sequence, the window TTGATATatagtttttactttttaaggAGACATGTCTGTTTGATTGGAGTTGTTTGGTGAGATGCTAATGAAATAATGAATCGTGTTGTTATTTTGTCTTATTTTCCCCTCCATTTGGCAATCATGTGTTGAGACTTGAGAAGGGCTGTTTTGTATCTTTGTAAAAAAACATAGCACCTTTTCTTGTGAATATTCCATTTCAttcttgaaattttaaaaagaaattatttcaaatgcatgttttcattttttatcttttaaattttggtTAAGATGCTTTTTGATCTGCATTCTATGCTTATTTTGCTTGCTAATTGTCATATCAGAGCTAGCACTTCAGAAATGCCCCGAAGGAAATCTCCTGCAACTCCTCGTGCCGGTCGACAATCCAGGGCACCAGGCTCTGATTCAGACTCTGCCTCCTCATCTCCGAACCCATTGAGTAAGACTCCAAAGGATAAAATCCCAAAGGTTGTTGAACACAAGTCACCACGAAGTCCATTGTCTGAGGTATTCTTCTTGACTAAAAGCCTGTAATTTTGGCAATTATATTGGTAATCTTATGAGTAATAGAAACTATACAATATATGAAAAGTTCCAACACTAAAGTATATTCAAATTATGGATAATTTCTTCATTATTTACTCTAGAAGAAGAGGCCGACTAGGGTCCAGGAATTGGAGTCTCAACTTGCTCAACTTCAGGAGGATCACAAGAGAGCTAAGGATCAACTTAACTCCTCTGAGTCATGGAAAAGAAAGGCTCAGCAAGAGGCCGAAGAGGCGAAAAAGCAGCTTGTAGCAATGACAAAAGAGCTGGAGGAGTCCCAGCATCAGCTTTTGGAACTATCTGCTTCTGAAGAAGAACGGATTCAAGAGCTCCGTAAAATCTCTCAAGACCGCGACCGAGCATGGCAGTCTGAACTAGAGGCTGTTCAAAAGCAGCATGCAATGGATTCATCTGCTCTGGCATCTGCCATGAATGAAATCCAGAAGCTGAAAATGCAACTCGAAAGAGCACGCGAATCTGAAGCTTCTCAGGCAAACAATGCAGATACAGCTCATGCTGAGATTCAGGAGCTGAGAATGGAGCTCGACGAAACACTCTCGTTTGTGGAAAAGCTGAAAAATGAAGTAAATGATTGCAAAGAATCTGAGTCCCAGGCGTTGGAAATAGTTGGCAAAACTCAAATGCAGTTAGAAGCAGCAAATAAGACTGTGGAAACACTCCAGTTAGAAGCTATGAAAGCCTCAGAAGCTTATAAAGCCATAGCTTTGGAGTTGGAGCAGTCAAGATGTCAAGTTAAAGCATTGGAAGAACATGTGAACAAGCTCCAGGCTGATTTGGCTTGTGGTGCTAAGAAAGATACATCAGGCCCAAGCAATGAACCTGGAACTGAAATGGAAACTGTAGAAAATGAGGACATAAAGCAgctcaaagcagagcttatctCCGTGAAATCTGAAGCAGCAAAATTGAAATCTGCATTGGATGTTGCTGAGGCACGGTACCAAGAAGAATATATCCAGAGCACATTGCAGATTCGAAGTACTTATGAACAGCTGGAGCATACAAAATCGGAGTCATGTAAGCGACAAGCTGAATTATGCGAGGAACTGAAAATAGCTAAAGCTGACATGGAAGAGCTTAGGACGAGCCTGATGGAGAAGGAAACGAGGTTGCAGGGTGTGTCGGAAGAGAATGAGGGGCTCAAGTCAAAGATGAAGCTGAGCCAGCCTAGTGAAAGAGAATCTGAACTCGTGGGGCAGCTCAGAAAATTGGAAGTTAATGTAGCTGAGTTGAAGGAAACATTAATGGATAGAGAGACCGAACTGCAGAATATATCCGAGGAGAACAGCTCGCTGAAAATGGAGATAGAGAGGCGGGAATCAGAGAAGAACAAGATTACTGATGAGGCTGTTGCTTCGGCAGAAGCAGCAAGAGCTGCAGAGCGAGAGGCACTGATGAAACTCGGTTCCATAACAGAAGAAGCGGATAAAAGCAACCATAGAGCAGTTCGGGTAACCCAGCAATTAGATGCTGCACAGACTGCAAATTCTGAGTTAGAGGCCGAGTTAAGGAGGCTGAAAGTGCAGTCGGATCAGTGGAGAAAGGCTGCCGAAGCAGCTGCCACCATACTATCTGCTGGAAACAATGGAAAGGTTGTGGAGAGAACCGGTTCACTTGAtaataatttcaattctatCACTGGCAAGATGACTTCTCCTTATTCAGAAGACACAGATGATGACTCGCCCaagaagaaaaacacaaacatgttGAAGAAGATTGGAGTTTTGTGGAAGAAGAATCATTGAGTGTCCAAGGTAGCGTTTCATGATTGTTGGTTTATTGCTCAAATGCTTTAACTCATTACTACTTTCTGACCTTTCTGTTTTGGTTATTTTCAGGTTTCAAGTACTACTTAGGGAACTTTTTACCTAACAAAGATCATGGTGTCACAACATCACAAAAACATGAATATTTGAAGATGATGGTGGTTTCAATTCCCTCAGCTTTGTAATGGCGCAATGCTTGGTCTTTTTGAAGTTTTCATGTCATCACATTCCTAGTTACTAGTTAGTGTGGGTAATAGAGAAGGGTGAGGATCATGTATGTTTTATGTTATATGCCATCTTttgaataaacgaagaaaaaaggggcattttcttatctgacccttttcttttctttacccCTTAAAATTATAATGAGATACAATTCACATCACTCTTGCTTAATTGATTTCATTGTGCTACACAACAAAGGTTACTAGCATATTTATATCACCAGTGATATTAGGGagctattttttttatcaacataatttattcttttccaaaaattattttatttattttaaatgataaattttttacttctaaattctaaattatacATCTTAAATCttccaaaaacaaaaggttttaaaatttaaagaaagaatTAACTAATTATAACTTAGTTCTCTATGCTTTCTGATATAGAATATATAAATTTCATACTTTTTTCAAGTAAGGATTAAATAATTGAGTGGCTGAGTTCACAACCGAATAGTTAGTTCTTTATATGTCTCAATTTGTAATTCTATATTCAATATTCAATTCCTGTCTATTTTTTTTAGTACTCTCtaagaataatttttaaagcctactacttttttttttttttacaaaaaaaaatgaaaaacaaaaagaaagacaaattttttaacacagttataaaactaattaattgACTATTGATGGATTGCGAGTTTTGCTAACAAAGTGTTTAAtatagaaattcaaaattttctaCATGACACTAAAAGGTAGcgtttgaaatttttaaaattttagttttaggatATCGGATTGAAATTTTTGAAGATAAAGACTGaaattgtaataatattttaaaaaaaattttttatttaattttttaaattctaaatttactCTTTaatctttgtatttattttaaactaaATATAATTCTTAAACATAACtcaatttaatatattttataccaaatataatataaaaatttaatttattttctgcCTCATCTTTTCGATTTTAGTCTCCTTTCTAAATGTAAcctaatttattatataaatattatatttataaacaCTATAATAGACTGCATGCAAAATATATTCGAATTCTCAACTGTCACTTAAACAAACTAATAAACTTCCAAACCAATTtcattactcttttctctttttttatacaAGTGCTAATAAACATAGGGTacgttatattttttttcaattccaATAAGTAAACAATAAGATATGCTAACCAATttgggttggtcgagtggtcagctcactcgtccgcttaagCAAGTATCGGGAGTTTGAATCCCGCCTTGTACATATAGCAACTCATTGGCCAACAGCAGACCCTTAAATGAAACTCAGATCCGTGACAAATTAGTTCTTAACCTGTCGGGTTGAGAATACCATttgggtaaacaaaaaaaatatgctaacaaCGTAAATAACGGCCGCATTTTAGGCTCACGATCCATATATAATAAGAATTatatctaattaatttaaaatttaattttctttaatttattatttacgTTTTTTTTGTGTGGGAGGTGGTCTTTGAGGTAAGTAAATATTGGGCCAAAGGGCTCGTTAAGCTGAACAGAACCCAAGTCTCAATCGTATGTCCAAGTATATATAAGGCCCCAACTCTGACTCGCAAAACAGCATTAGGGTTTCTGGCTTTCTGCAGTTGATTCTCCACCTTCACCCAGCTCGTCTACCGCAGCAGCACAAGAACAACTAACCCGCCGTCGCCATGGGGTAACTACTCTTCACACCTCTCCCTCCATCTTCCAATTTTGCACATAAAGGATGAACTTGTTTGAATCCTACAGTATGGTAGCTGTCTCAAtgtttatgtatttatatttctttaatcaaatcaaatcctTGCTTCTTACCTCAACAACCCCTAGgaaagttttaatttttctacCCTATGGTATATCTTATCTTGTAGGATTCAAGGTTGCATTTATCTGCCCCATTtagttttttatatatatttgccATGTGGTTATAAGCCTGAGCGTAGGAGTTGAATTAGTGTCAGCATTTGATTTCTgtttattgaattttaaatttttgattttgatattctTTGGCATTGGCATAGTTAGTGATAAGTAGGGATTATTTGCGGTGTATGAAATTATGTACAGGAAGACACGCGGAATGGGAGCTGCCCGCAAGTTGAAGTCCCACCGCAGGAGGCAAAGGTGGGCAGATAAGTCCTACAAGAAATCCCATCTCGGCAATGAATGGAAGAAACCCTTTGCTGGTTCATCCCACGCCAAGGGAATTGTCCTTGAGAAGATGTAAGATTACTTTAAAGTTCAACTTTTTCATATTGGGGAGGGGAACTAATTGGTTTTCTATGTGCAGTGGTATTGAAGCTAAGCAGCCCAACTCTGCCATTCGTAAGTGTGCCAGAGTGCAGCTAATCAAGAATGGCAAGAAGATTGCTGCATTCGTCCCAAATGATGGTTGCTTGAACTACATAGAAGAGAATGTGAGTGTTCTTTTAGAACTTGATCCAATTTGTTTTAATACCTGTAGAATATGTTGTTAACATCGGAGATGTGCCTGCTTCTGTAGGATGAAGTCTTGATTGCCGGATTCGGACGAAAGGGTCATGCTGTGGGAGATATTCCTGGAGTCCGGTTCAAGGTGGTGAAGGTCTCTGGTGTTTCTCTTTTGGCTCTCTtcaaggagaagaaggagaagccAAGGTCTTAAATTTGCGCAATGCAtgtttcttctcttttatagTTTCTCTAAAATGTTATGAATTTTGTTACGAGTTGAATGTGTTTTATGGACAATTTTGTATGCTAGTTATGAAAATGTCACATTTGGTTCGACCAGCATCGTTTCTACTATTTTTCAATTGAGAAAAGATCTTGTCAGTTTTGATTCGCGGTAGGCTTACTATGTTTCTGGTTACCAGTTCCTTTGGCTTGTCGTTAATGAAGTGTGAACaataacaagaaaaaaatttaacatgGATATATGCGATAAACAATTCTATATAGTATACCCCGTCTTACCAAGATGTTGACTTGTTATGTTTTGTTGAATTTTCTTTTAACATTGTCGATCATTGGCAAGCAGAATGGCATTCTCTTTACAGGGAAAATTATCCAGTGAACTAAACTCGCTTTATCTAAAGTATCCCAATTAACAAAATCCATATATGGCAAGGATGCTATTATTCTAACTACAATTGGCGAACGGAATCACGCGCATGTTGATTTTCCTCTTTGTATCTCGATACTTTTTCCTCTCCTTTGTATCTCTTGCAATATATATGGGGAGAGTAAATTTGTGGCCATAACACATATTATGGCCTTCTTAAGTAGCATCAAATTCCAGATTATTGGGCGTTACTTATGTCATCTCTATTTTCTACAGAAATAGAATAGACATCTGAAACTAAAATTGATGCTGGTAAAATTATACACACTTGAAATAGTTAAAAGTTTAAAGATGCAGAAGAATAAGAAAGAAACACTTCAAAAGCTGAACATCAATCAAATGGATTTGTTATTTGCACTCGAGTTTAAAAGCAGAAGGTCTCCTTCAAAACCGGTATTGGAATGCACGATTTCAGTACCTATGTCCACGAGGCTGCATCGAAAGCAAGCATTCATGAAATCTGATCAGATCGAAGAGTATTGGTGTTGCTACACAAGTTGGAAAAATGAATAGAACTTAACTATATACCTAAGTACTCACATTATATGCAGCAGGAGATCTGCAGTAATTGGAGTTTGTGAGCACTGAAGTTGTAGAGCCACACTCGCTGTCTTTGAGGGAAACAGTTGACCTATCAAGCTTCATTGACCAAGGATATTGGTAGTTTTGTGCAGTGAGACCAACATGTGAAGATGACCTCTGCATTCTCATTGGCCTCGGGACACTTCTTCCCTCCACCGAAGCTCTACGCCGGCTTGGCTGCCTCTCGAATGAATCTGGCCTTTGTCTTGGTGCACTGTGTGATCTGGCTTTGGCCCTTGATGATTCAGTGTTAGCCATGTAATTTGGGAAAAATTGGTAGTCATAGGACATGGAGTCTGCTGCATAGTTTGGTTTAGGAAAAGCAAAAGGAAGATTCAAATCCTCCTCTCTTGAAACTGCTGAGTAGTAATGAGGGCTGCTTTGTGCTGTGTTGAAGGCTCCACAATCCTCAAAGTGGCCACTGCATGCTCTTGGACTGAACTCTGTCATTGCTGAAGGTGCTGGCGATGCCTTGTTGCTGCCTCCTTCTTTTAAGTATGAATAAACATAACCATTTGGTGAATAATATGTTGAATATCTATGGCCGTATCCGTGATTTGATGTGCTGTTTCTTCCTCTTGAATCACAAACATCCATCTGCACAATCTTGATGTTCTCTTCCATGCCTCTCTCATGTTCCTACATGGACAAAACACCAAAATCCATACTCATTCTCATTCACTAGAAAAATACTAATAcaaatcatcatcatctgatGATAGCAATTAAGTTGGAAATTTCAGTCATCACTCTACAGTTTGAAAGATAGTTAGCAAGAAATGCTGAACTCACATTATACATATGCCTGAACACATTATCCTCTAATAAGGTTTTTCGCTTCCCTTGTGATTCCATTCGAAGCCTTGAAGCATGAGCTCTGGCTTGGGCTATGACCAAAGCCTGCATGCACCTTAATGTATCTCTGGCCTGTTTTCTCACCAAGTAACCCCTTACCAGTGCCTGCAACTTCACTATCCCTCTAAGAGCACACAATGCTTTTCTTGCCTGGTACACACAACATTGAAACGTTTCACCCATTCACATATACGACCTGGTACATTGATGTACTAGATTTCCAAAGTTACACATATTTTAAAACAAGTGTAATACTTATATGATTACATACCAAGTAGGACCTGAACACAGATTGAATTTTAATGGCAGCAGCTTCTTCAATGCTTCCAGTTCTTTCATTAGAACTGGAAGTTAAGTGGATCACGGCAGCAGCAGCTGTGGCGGCAACCACGTCCGTGGCATGCTTCTTCTGCTCATTCTGAGCATCTGTGGCACTTGCTTCTGCAAAATTCAGTTCCTTGGAAGCTGTAGCTGTGGCTGATGATCTCCTGAAACTCCACCTTCTTTTCTCCTTTGGTGTTGTTGAGTTTGGAGTGATTGGATTTTCTGTACCATTTGACAGAACAATTGGGCTAATGGTTGCACATTTTTCCCTGTATTTTTCTTTATCTCTCTTCCCTGTCAATAAGTTTCTAAGCCATTTCCCTGTCTTCCCCATCTCTATCAAAAACACACAATTTGGAAAATGGCAGCAACAACTTAAAAGAAAGGTACAAAATGAGATGTAGATCTCTTCATGTCTGCATATGAAAATTGCATTCAGTACTATGGCCCTCCTATTAAATGTAGCCAATCTTTTTGACAGCCTAAACTCACTGGCTTGTACATTATCTCATTTTTCTGTACTAACTACCACTTTGTGCCTTGACACTGTGTCACAGGACTCAAATACAATTATACAAAGATGTCCAAGATATACAAATATGTTTTAAAGGGGAAGCAGCTAGAAAAATAGGCAAAATATATTTGTATTAGGACAAGAGTTTTTTCCGCTTCTACTatttctctctctatatatatatacagaatGTCATAAGATCTATAACTGACTTACGGACTTAGCAATGGCCATTAAGAGCACTTCACTTCTACAGATATCGATCCCATGTGGTTAGGTCAGGGCTGCTAGTGCAAGAAGTAGCATAGAAGCAGCACCCCATAATAAGTTTGCCACATCTTAGTTGGAACACTAATGatattgatatagaattatgGTATAATTACTCCGTTAGTTTAAAGTTTTaccaaatttataattaggttCTTACATTTTTTTCCCTTATAAAgactaacagaataattaaatctagAATTATAGATCCATTTCCGAACAAATACTAATAATTCGCATCCTGTTACACAACTTTCATATATAAATGACAAACAAATACACCAACCAATAAATCTCTAATCGAAACAGTATCTATTCCACCTTTCAATTTCTTCACATTATAAATCGGATTTTGAATATGTTTATTTGCAActtcaatattcatatttatttgCTGCTTCAATAATCATATTTATTCCAGTCTTCTTCATAGATTACGCGATAAGCTTCCAATACTATAATAGCACATTTGGTTGGTTGCCAAGGGTGTTTTGGTGATTTCAGTTTTTCGGTTATTGTGAAATGGATTGGATCAGAGTCCACGTGAGAAACTTGGTCAACATGCAGCATACTGAATCCTTCTAAAATACTCATATTTGGATAGTGGAGGTATCAAGATGAGGGTCCATTTTAGGGACGTTGAAGCATGGAAAATTAGAAGACCTTGTGTGATTGAAGCTTGAAAGATCCACTAATGTGCACGTGCCAATGGATCATATGACATATATGTAAATTTAAGAGATAACGAGTTAATCAAAtttgtttcttgttttaatttctttcctgAATGTGCTCTATAAGTGTGGAATTGAAGTCATTCCCAATAACCAAAGGCTGCTATGGATTGAAGAGCTTCTTCTATGTTCTCTCTTGAGTGAAATGCGCTGCAAGTTTCCTTCAACATTGCTTCCTCAATCAACAGTAGATCCATAACCTTATTCATTTAAGGACATTTATG includes:
- the LOC130960165 gene encoding interactor of constitutive active ROPs 2, chloroplastic-like isoform X2 is translated as MPRRKSPATPRAGRQSRAPGSDSDSASSSPNPLSKTPKDKIPKVVEHKSPRSPLSEKKRPTRVQELESQLAQLQEDHKRAKDQLNSSESWKRKAQQEAEEAKKQLVAMTKELEESQHQLLELSASEEERIQELRKISQDRDRAWQSELEAVQKQHAMDSSALASAMNEIQKLKMQLERARESEASQANNADTAHAEIQELRMELDETLSFVEKLKNEVNDCKESESQALEIVGKTQMQLEAANKTVETLQLEAMKASEAYKAIALELEQSRCQVKALEEHVNKLQADLACGAKKDTSGPSNEPGTEMETVENEDIKQLKAELISVKSEAAKLKSALDVAEARYQEEYIQSTLQIRSTYEQLEHTKSESCKRQAELCEELKIAKADMEELRTSLMEKETRLQGVSEENEGLKSKMKLSQPSERESELVGQLRKLEVNVAELKETLMDRETELQNISEENSSLKMEIERRESEKNKITDEAVASAEAARAAEREALMKLGSITEEADKSNHRAVRVTQQLDAAQTANSELEAELRRLKVQSDQWRKAAEAAATILSAGNNGKVVERTGSLDNNFNSITGKMTSPYSEDTDDDSPKKKNTNMLKKIGVLWKKNH
- the LOC130960329 gene encoding 40S ribosomal protein S23; the encoded protein is MGKTRGMGAARKLKSHRRRQRWADKSYKKSHLGNEWKKPFAGSSHAKGIVLEKIGIEAKQPNSAIRKCARVQLIKNGKKIAAFVPNDGCLNYIEENDEVLIAGFGRKGHAVGDIPGVRFKVVKVSGVSLLALFKEKKEKPRS
- the LOC130960328 gene encoding protein IQ-DOMAIN 19-like, with the translated sequence MGKTGKWLRNLLTGKRDKEKYREKCATISPIVLSNGTENPITPNSTTPKEKRRWSFRRSSATATASKELNFAEASATDAQNEQKKHATDVVAATAAAAVIHLTSSSNERTGSIEEAAAIKIQSVFRSYLARKALCALRGIVKLQALVRGYLVRKQARDTLRCMQALVIAQARAHASRLRMESQGKRKTLLEDNVFRHMYNEHERGMEENIKIVQMDVCDSRGRNSTSNHGYGHRYSTYYSPNGYVYSYLKEGGSNKASPAPSAMTEFSPRACSGHFEDCGAFNTAQSSPHYYSAVSREEDLNLPFAFPKPNYAADSMSYDYQFFPNYMANTESSRAKARSHSAPRQRPDSFERQPSRRRASVEGRSVPRPMRMQRSSSHVGLTAQNYQYPWSMKLDRSTVSLKDSECGSTTSVLTNSNYCRSPAAYNPRGHRY
- the LOC130960165 gene encoding interactor of constitutive active ROPs 2, chloroplastic-like isoform X1, which translates into the protein MQTTKARASTSEMPRRKSPATPRAGRQSRAPGSDSDSASSSPNPLSKTPKDKIPKVVEHKSPRSPLSEKKRPTRVQELESQLAQLQEDHKRAKDQLNSSESWKRKAQQEAEEAKKQLVAMTKELEESQHQLLELSASEEERIQELRKISQDRDRAWQSELEAVQKQHAMDSSALASAMNEIQKLKMQLERARESEASQANNADTAHAEIQELRMELDETLSFVEKLKNEVNDCKESESQALEIVGKTQMQLEAANKTVETLQLEAMKASEAYKAIALELEQSRCQVKALEEHVNKLQADLACGAKKDTSGPSNEPGTEMETVENEDIKQLKAELISVKSEAAKLKSALDVAEARYQEEYIQSTLQIRSTYEQLEHTKSESCKRQAELCEELKIAKADMEELRTSLMEKETRLQGVSEENEGLKSKMKLSQPSERESELVGQLRKLEVNVAELKETLMDRETELQNISEENSSLKMEIERRESEKNKITDEAVASAEAARAAEREALMKLGSITEEADKSNHRAVRVTQQLDAAQTANSELEAELRRLKVQSDQWRKAAEAAATILSAGNNGKVVERTGSLDNNFNSITGKMTSPYSEDTDDDSPKKKNTNMLKKIGVLWKKNH